Proteins from one Methanococcus maripaludis C5 genomic window:
- a CDS encoding type II toxin-antitoxin system PemK/MazF family toxin — MFNRWSIYWVDLEPVVGSEQGKKRPAIIISRTELNEILPVLNIIPITTHKNGRIIYPNETLVPIENTGLKNESIALCHQIRTVDKSRISNKIGAITNPNIQNSIMESLKFQLELDSIE; from the coding sequence TTGTTTAATAGATGGAGTATTTACTGGGTAGATTTAGAACCAGTCGTTGGTTCTGAACAGGGTAAAAAGAGACCTGCAATTATAATAAGTAGAACTGAATTAAACGAAATCTTACCTGTTTTAAACATAATTCCTATAACCACCCATAAAAATGGAAGAATTATTTATCCAAATGAAACTTTGGTTCCAATTGAAAATACCGGACTTAAAAATGAATCCATTGCACTTTGTCACCAGATACGGACTGTTGACAAAAGTCGCATTAGTAATAAAATAGGAGCCATAACAAATCCCAATATTCAAAACAGTATTATGGAATCTTTAAAATTTCAATTAGAACTCGATTCGATAGAATAA
- a CDS encoding tyrosine-type recombinase/integrase, whose translation MSILKKLRVLKTNNKENELCPEFKKYLVEYEEARDEDNKQISTIRDNLASLGVFLMFCQNNNLHPQDFTKREFKAFFKYLDKQRNCGVKTRKKYLHMLSTFYYIQGYKNLFEYQLDSRKTRRYSNLPEIHYSKITPDEYDLIRDKLFEKIDYKKEDPYAGSSNFSRIRDLIAIETLWETGCRKSEVLNLKYIDFNKSKKTFTIVETKNYTEREVPFSDELAVALQEHMSKNKLTGLDDYIFQNTQDPKKPIPSRHLSKIFKEVVDELRKESKIEGRRVVLHSLRHARIVLFLKEGMPIHEVQRIAGHDSINTTIGYAHMKEMDHTIIPKAKEILNQSNKKR comes from the coding sequence ATGTCGATTTTAAAAAAGTTGAGAGTATTAAAAACAAATAACAAAGAAAATGAATTATGTCCTGAATTTAAAAAATATTTAGTTGAGTATGAGGAGGCAAGGGATGAAGATAATAAGCAAATCTCTACAATAAGAGACAATTTAGCAAGTCTCGGGGTGTTTTTAATGTTCTGCCAAAACAACAATCTGCACCCACAAGACTTCACGAAACGAGAATTTAAAGCCTTTTTCAAATACTTAGATAAGCAAAGAAACTGCGGCGTAAAGACTCGAAAGAAATATCTTCATATGCTCTCAACATTCTATTATATTCAGGGGTACAAAAATCTTTTTGAATACCAACTTGATAGTAGGAAAACAAGGAGATATTCAAACTTACCTGAAATACATTATAGTAAAATTACTCCAGATGAGTATGATTTAATTAGGGATAAATTATTCGAAAAAATTGATTATAAAAAAGAAGACCCATATGCAGGTTCATCTAATTTTTCACGCATTAGGGATCTTATCGCAATAGAAACCCTTTGGGAAACGGGCTGTCGAAAATCGGAAGTATTGAATCTTAAATACATAGATTTCAACAAGTCAAAGAAAACCTTTACGATCGTGGAAACTAAAAATTATACTGAGAGAGAAGTTCCTTTTTCAGACGAACTCGCAGTAGCTTTGCAAGAGCACATGTCTAAGAATAAGTTAACTGGTTTGGATGATTATATCTTCCAAAATACACAAGACCCTAAAAAACCAATTCCCTCAAGACATCTTTCAAAAATATTTAAAGAAGTAGTAGATGAACTAAGAAAAGAATCTAAAATTGAAGGAAGAAGGGTAGTACTACATTCATTACGACACGCAAGGATAGTTTTATTTTTAAAAGAAGGAATGCCTATCCATGAAGTTCAACGGATTGCAGGGCATGATTCAATAAATACAACGATTGGATATGCACACATGAAGGAAATGGACCATACAATAATTCCAAAAGCTAAGGAAATCCTGAATCAATCAAATAAAAAACGATAA
- a CDS encoding GIY-YIG nuclease family protein yields the protein MQNIQNPRELHMKIMQNVKICDYLDSTLQAIHVLRAGIKNLKDIPETSNLEGMGIYFLIGDSDELERPEIYIGESENVLKRITEHTDNFDWNSCICIVSLKNYFNKAFIKYLETRFILKANLSNCRVRNKNTSQNTDLEYGKITLERVIPDIEGYLSTLGFTSFEKTEDSSDPIFQCSIGNEVAYGKYQNGKFTVLKNSNARYDESSSMSLHNSLLKKVLVDSGILKNLGGNSYIFTEDYAFNSPSSAACIVKGQNISGWLVWKTMDGRLLKDVY from the coding sequence ATGCAAAATATACAAAACCCACGTGAACTTCACATGAAAATCATGCAAAATGTAAAAATATGCGACTATTTAGATTCAACCCTTCAAGCGATTCATGTATTGAGGGCAGGTATTAAAAATTTAAAAGATATTCCTGAAACATCAAATCTCGAAGGAATGGGAATATACTTCTTAATTGGGGATTCTGATGAACTTGAACGACCTGAAATATACATTGGAGAATCTGAAAATGTTTTAAAGAGAATAACTGAGCATACGGACAATTTCGATTGGAATTCGTGCATATGCATAGTCTCTTTAAAAAATTATTTCAACAAAGCATTTATAAAATATCTTGAAACGAGGTTCATTTTAAAAGCAAACTTATCAAATTGCCGGGTTAGGAATAAAAATACGAGTCAGAATACGGATCTCGAATATGGGAAAATTACACTTGAAAGGGTAATTCCCGATATTGAAGGATATCTATCAACCCTGGGTTTTACGAGTTTTGAAAAAACTGAAGATTCGAGCGATCCCATTTTCCAATGTAGTATTGGGAACGAGGTTGCATACGGAAAATATCAAAACGGAAAATTCACAGTATTAAAAAATTCAAATGCTAGATATGATGAGTCATCAAGCATGTCACTACATAATAGCCTACTGAAAAAAGTGCTTGTAGATTCAGGGATTTTAAAAAATTTGGGTGGCAATTCTTACATATTCACCGAGGATTATGCATTCAATTCACCAAGTTCAGCTGCATGTATTGTCAAAGGACAAAATATAAGCGGGTGGCTGGTTTGGAAAACAATGGATGGTAGATTACTAAAAGATGTTTATTAA
- a CDS encoding helix-turn-helix domain-containing protein, with product METIKALNRSKSVEILETLKKSGKLHFNQIVKDIDANTSTASRALNDLLESHLVNRIEEGSKRTDKVYYEITEKGVDVLNVIYDLIKIDEKYSKK from the coding sequence ATGGAAACGATAAAAGCACTTAATCGAAGCAAATCTGTTGAAATTTTAGAAACTCTTAAAAAATCAGGGAAACTTCATTTTAATCAGATTGTAAAAGACATCGATGCAAACACATCCACCGCTTCAAGGGCACTAAATGACCTATTAGAATCTCATTTGGTGAATAGAATTGAAGAAGGGTCGAAAAGAACAGATAAGGTTTATTACGAAATAACTGAAAAAGGTGTTGATGTTCTGAATGTAATATACGACTTGATAAAAATTGATGAAAAATATTCTAAAAAATAA
- a CDS encoding tyrosine-type recombinase/integrase translates to MKLYYHESYRFLKTYGCYRSKWIMCQLRCHGLERVVRATLFLLPYGHKASPNLYFLQLREILMARNRIRSLKEQFKYAIVDRSFKEGVDKHSLKKDAENDNSWRIYSYSEKNNLMDLSASFCKFLNKNHAEIKQIKDINELHVQEFLNFKASACTTETLYNYRTRFIKISKCVNHAFQSCSLRVSDVVIPLSKVGKSKRNLMMTEEHAELLLNYCKNSDSQAAIGVRFALAFGLRVSEVTKLMGKDIDLDNLKLHIHKSKGGRSRNIPIPKELVPFLSNVKNEFGENQRICPLRNDSVNRFVYRVFKFYRINDYKDAKTSIHAIRKLWAQKLYDKLRNEGKTIKEACEEVSVQLGHGKDRKDVFNRYISNIW, encoded by the coding sequence ATGAAATTATATTATCACGAAAGCTACCGCTTTCTTAAAACATATGGTTGCTATCGCAGCAAATGGATAATGTGTCAGCTACGCTGCCACGGTTTAGAAAGGGTCGTCAGAGCTACGCTCTTCCTCCTGCCCTACGGGCACAAGGCTTCGCCAAACTTATATTTTTTACAGTTAAGGGAAATTTTAATGGCTAGAAATAGAATAAGATCACTGAAAGAGCAATTCAAATATGCGATCGTTGACCGTTCGTTTAAAGAAGGTGTCGACAAACATTCGCTTAAAAAAGATGCTGAAAACGATAATTCGTGGAGAATTTATTCATATTCCGAAAAAAATAACCTTATGGACTTGTCAGCGAGTTTTTGTAAATTTTTAAATAAAAATCATGCCGAGATTAAGCAAATAAAAGATATTAACGAATTACATGTTCAAGAATTTTTAAATTTTAAAGCCTCGGCATGTACTACTGAAACACTTTATAACTACAGAACTAGATTTATAAAAATTTCAAAGTGTGTAAACCATGCATTTCAATCCTGTTCACTACGGGTTTCAGATGTGGTGATTCCTCTTTCGAAAGTCGGAAAATCAAAAAGGAACCTCATGATGACAGAAGAACATGCAGAACTTTTGCTAAATTACTGTAAAAATAGTGACTCACAAGCTGCGATCGGGGTTAGATTCGCATTAGCGTTTGGTTTACGGGTTTCGGAAGTTACGAAACTAATGGGTAAAGATATTGATTTGGATAATTTAAAACTGCACATTCATAAATCAAAAGGTGGGAGAAGCAGAAATATTCCAATTCCAAAAGAACTGGTTCCATTTTTATCGAATGTTAAAAATGAATTTGGCGAAAATCAGCGAATTTGCCCCTTGCGGAATGATTCAGTCAACAGATTTGTATATCGGGTTTTTAAGTTTTACAGAATAAATGACTACAAAGATGCAAAAACGTCCATTCATGCAATACGTAAACTATGGGCGCAGAAGCTGTATGATAAACTTCGAAATGAGGGAAAAACAATAAAAGAAGCCTGTGAGGAAGTATCTGTACAACTCGGTCACGGAAAAGATAGAAAAGATGTTTTTAATAGATATATATCGAATATCTGGTGA
- the dph2 gene encoding diphthamide biosynthesis enzyme Dph2, with protein MWDLETDWVLNEIKTRNARKVVLQAPEGLKRAVEKEIEFLKTKFDAELMIWGETCFGACDLCDEEVKILGTDLIIHYGHEELSYVHSEIPVVFVHAYFKENEYFLEDVENILEKMENPTVTTTIQFKKALSKFNPVVILGCRAPVENAENVIFVGTGRFHPLMMAYKLKKTVKIYNPITREISEISDEEIKKLIKLRIGRVSKLLLNPPKKIGVVLSTKKGQCRLKSFENVIELLKKNNIEYIPIILNNLSQSYLFYKVDAYVICACPRIVMDDYQNYESTLITPEELRMYLSNDFEYKFDEILENNFY; from the coding sequence ATGTGGGATTTAGAGACAGATTGGGTCTTAAACGAGATAAAAACAAGAAATGCGAGAAAAGTAGTATTACAAGCACCTGAAGGACTTAAAAGGGCCGTTGAAAAGGAAATAGAATTTTTAAAAACGAAATTTGATGCAGAACTCATGATATGGGGCGAAACATGTTTTGGTGCGTGTGATCTGTGCGATGAAGAAGTTAAAATTTTAGGAACAGATTTAATTATTCATTACGGGCACGAAGAACTTTCATACGTTCATTCAGAAATTCCTGTAGTATTCGTTCACGCTTATTTTAAAGAAAACGAGTATTTTTTAGAAGATGTCGAAAACATCCTTGAAAAAATGGAAAATCCAACAGTTACAACGACTATTCAGTTTAAAAAAGCGCTTTCAAAATTTAATCCTGTTGTAATTTTAGGATGCAGGGCTCCGGTTGAAAATGCAGAAAACGTAATATTTGTTGGAACTGGAAGGTTTCACCCGTTAATGATGGCGTATAAACTTAAAAAAACTGTTAAAATTTATAATCCGATTACGAGAGAAATTTCTGAAATAAGTGACGAAGAGATAAAAAAATTGATAAAATTAAGGATTGGCAGAGTTTCAAAGTTATTATTAAATCCGCCTAAAAAAATCGGTGTAGTTTTATCAACGAAAAAAGGTCAGTGCAGATTAAAGTCATTTGAAAATGTAATTGAACTTTTAAAGAAAAATAACATTGAATACATTCCAATAATTTTAAATAACCTATCTCAAAGCTATTTATTTTACAAAGTCGATGCATACGTGATCTGTGCATGTCCGAGGATAGTAATGGATGACTACCAAAATTATGAAAGCACGTTAATTACTCCAGAAGAGCTCAGAATGTATCTTTCAAATGATTTCGAGTACAAATTTGATGAAATTTTGGAGAATAATTTCTACTAA
- the thiC gene encoding phosphomethylpyrimidine synthase: MTQMTDAKSGITTEEMKFVAKEEGMDVETFKNLIAKGYVVIPKNVNRNTKPVGIGDNLRTKVNVNLGTSPDFIDIACELKKVEISNKYGADAIMDLSTGGNLPEIRKEIIKNTNLPIGTVPIYEVGADAKAKYGRVIDMDEDLIFNVIERQAKEGVDFMTLHCGITKQTVSALNNDPRKMGVVSRGGAFLTAYIMYHDKENPLYKEFDYLLELLKEHDVTLSLGDGMRPGCLQDNTDRAQIQELITLGELVDKCREKGVQVMVEGPGHVPYNNIEANMKIQKTLCKNAPFYVLGPIVTDLAPGYDHITAAIGGTLAAVSGANFLCYVTPAEHVRLMKEDDVKEGLIASKIAAQAADVAKGHSIAWKLEKEMADARMKHDWEKQFEIALDSDKPGKMREEIPSKDEKACSVCGDYCALLMVEELGKR, translated from the coding sequence ATGACCCAGATGACTGACGCAAAATCCGGAATAACTACCGAAGAGATGAAGTTCGTAGCAAAAGAAGAAGGAATGGATGTTGAAACATTCAAAAACCTGATTGCGAAAGGATACGTCGTAATTCCTAAAAACGTAAACAGAAACACGAAACCAGTTGGAATTGGCGATAATTTAAGAACCAAAGTTAATGTAAATCTTGGAACTTCACCAGATTTTATTGATATCGCTTGCGAACTTAAAAAAGTTGAAATTTCAAATAAATACGGTGCCGATGCAATTATGGATTTAAGTACCGGCGGAAACCTTCCAGAAATTAGAAAAGAGATTATTAAAAACACGAATCTTCCAATAGGAACCGTTCCAATTTACGAAGTCGGTGCCGATGCAAAAGCAAAGTACGGAAGAGTTATCGATATGGACGAAGATTTGATATTTAACGTAATTGAAAGGCAGGCAAAAGAAGGCGTTGACTTTATGACACTACACTGTGGAATTACAAAGCAAACTGTCAGCGCTTTAAATAACGATCCAAGAAAAATGGGTGTCGTAAGCAGGGGCGGTGCATTTTTAACTGCATACATCATGTACCACGACAAGGAAAACCCACTTTACAAAGAATTTGACTATTTACTCGAACTTTTAAAAGAACATGACGTAACTTTGAGCCTTGGAGATGGAATGAGACCCGGATGCTTACAGGACAACACTGATAGGGCGCAAATCCAAGAATTAATTACTTTAGGGGAACTTGTAGATAAATGTAGAGAAAAAGGAGTTCAGGTAATGGTTGAAGGACCTGGCCACGTTCCATACAACAATATTGAGGCAAATATGAAAATCCAGAAAACACTCTGTAAAAATGCGCCATTCTACGTTTTAGGCCCAATTGTAACCGATTTAGCTCCAGGATACGACCACATCACAGCAGCAATTGGGGGAACCCTTGCAGCAGTCAGTGGAGCAAATTTCTTGTGTTATGTTACTCCTGCTGAACACGTAAGACTCATGAAAGAAGATGATGTAAAAGAAGGATTAATTGCATCAAAAATTGCCGCTCAAGCTGCAGACGTTGCAAAAGGACATTCAATCGCTTGGAAACTTGAAAAAGAGATGGCTGATGCAAGAATGAAACATGACTGGGAAAAACAGTTTGAAATCGCGCTTGACAGCGATAAACCAGGAAAAATGAGAGAAGAAATCCCTTCAAAAGATGAAAAAGCTTGCAGTGTCTGCGGAGACTACTGCGCCCTTTTAATGGTCGAAGAACTTGGAAAAAGATAA
- a CDS encoding L-threonylcarbamoyladenylate synthase yields MKTFEISESNLKNCNEEIETAKKMILGGKIILCGTDTLYGLSTNALDKKAIERIYSIKERDPNKPISISLGEKKQIENYVYVGETAKKIIEKFMPGPITVILKKKDIIPDILGKDDVGVRIPDNDVIRKIAIVPLTTTSANISGKTAPISLEEVDSVIKEKVDLIIDTGPSKYKVQSTIVKVIGGKIELIREGKIPFEEILKSVK; encoded by the coding sequence ATGAAAACTTTCGAGATTTCGGAAAGTAATCTCAAAAATTGTAATGAAGAGATAGAAACTGCAAAGAAAATGATATTGGGTGGAAAAATTATTCTCTGCGGGACTGACACTCTTTACGGCCTATCTACAAATGCGTTAGATAAAAAAGCAATCGAAAGAATTTATTCAATAAAAGAACGGGATCCAAACAAGCCGATTTCGATAAGTCTCGGCGAAAAAAAGCAGATCGAAAATTACGTTTATGTGGGCGAAACTGCAAAGAAAATAATTGAAAAATTCATGCCTGGTCCAATTACTGTTATTTTAAAGAAAAAGGATATCATTCCCGATATTTTGGGAAAAGATGATGTGGGAGTTAGAATTCCAGATAACGACGTTATAAGAAAGATTGCAATTGTTCCATTGACCACAACAAGTGCAAATATCAGCGGAAAAACTGCTCCAATATCTCTTGAAGAAGTTGATTCAGTAATAAAAGAAAAAGTAGATTTAATAATTGATACAGGCCCATCTAAATACAAAGTGCAGTCAACGATTGTAAAAGTGATTGGTGGCAAAATAGAATTGATACGGGAAGGCAAAATCCCATTTGAAGAGATTTTAAAATCAGTAAAATGA
- a CDS encoding MTAP family purine nucleoside phosphorylase: MIGIIGGTGISSILNKGEERIIDTKYGKSKVLIDKESDVVLLFRHGAEHNTPPHKINYRANICALKTLGVERILALSSVGSLREDVVPGDFLIPNDFLEFTKARKGTFYDGNNGKVVHIDVTEPYCPELKEVTKEILKKRDYKFDEGVYVCTEGPRFETKTEIQIYKNWGHVVGMTAYPEVVLAREMEMCYTSVCNVSNYAAGISKNVLTVDEVLETLKEMEEKILNVVDDFINYEFSERTCFCKSALENAVM; encoded by the coding sequence TTGATTGGCATTATTGGCGGAACAGGGATTTCTTCAATATTAAACAAGGGCGAAGAAAGAATTATTGATACAAAATACGGAAAATCTAAAGTTTTAATCGATAAAGAAAGCGATGTCGTATTACTTTTTAGACACGGGGCTGAACACAACACTCCCCCACATAAAATAAATTATCGTGCAAATATCTGCGCTTTAAAGACGCTTGGTGTTGAAAGGATCTTAGCATTAAGTTCAGTTGGCTCACTTCGTGAAGACGTGGTTCCAGGAGACTTTTTAATTCCAAACGACTTTTTAGAATTTACAAAAGCAAGAAAAGGTACATTCTATGACGGGAACAATGGAAAAGTCGTTCATATTGATGTAACTGAGCCGTACTGTCCAGAATTAAAAGAAGTTACAAAAGAAATTCTCAAAAAAAGAGATTACAAGTTTGATGAAGGCGTTTACGTCTGTACGGAAGGCCCTAGATTTGAAACAAAAACAGAAATTCAGATATATAAAAATTGGGGCCATGTTGTTGGAATGACAGCTTACCCTGAAGTAGTTTTGGCAAGGGAAATGGAAATGTGTTACACTTCAGTTTGTAATGTTTCAAATTATGCGGCAGGAATTTCTAAAAATGTTTTAACAGTTGACGAAGTTTTAGAAACTCTGAAAGAAATGGAAGAAAAGATTTTAAATGTTGTTGACGACTTTATTAATTATGAGTTTAGTGAAAGAACGTGTTTTTGTAAATCTGCACTCGAAAACGCGGTAATGTAA
- the ribK gene encoding CTP-dependent riboflavin kinase, protein MEIFGNVVSGLGEGRFFVGLTPYKNKFEELTGFIPFEGTLNVKLKHNFNLDNFNPIEFDGFEINGKRYFGGKVLLIKLFNKHGNFVNCAIVAPKKTDHSKKTLEIIAPIQLRKFLSLNNSNVVKIVI, encoded by the coding sequence TTGGAAATTTTTGGGAATGTCGTAAGCGGGCTTGGAGAAGGCAGGTTTTTTGTTGGATTAACCCCCTATAAAAACAAGTTTGAAGAATTAACTGGATTTATTCCGTTTGAAGGAACATTGAATGTAAAATTAAAGCATAATTTCAATTTAGATAACTTTAATCCAATAGAATTCGACGGATTTGAAATCAACGGGAAAAGATACTTTGGCGGAAAGGTACTTTTAATAAAACTATTCAATAAACACGGAAATTTTGTAAATTGTGCAATTGTTGCCCCAAAAAAGACCGATCATTCTAAAAAAACCTTGGAAATTATTGCACCGATTCAGCTTCGAAAATTTTTATCATTGAATAATTCCAATGTTGTAAAAATCGTAATTTAA
- the ribB gene encoding 3,4-dihydroxy-2-butanone-4-phosphate synthase: MTTDSKNARNSEVKISGDEKISNIEKAIDALKSGKIVLLYDSDDREGETDMVVASEFVTPEHIREMRKNAGGLICTCLHPDFCDKLGIPFMVDILDVAAEKYPVLKELYPNDIPYDEKSTFALYANHRKTFTGITDNDRALTVKKITELCSEERFNDFGKEFRCPGHVAFLRATKGLVKNRQGHTEMTVALAEMAGLTPITTICEMMGDNGKAMSKELVKKYAEENDLVTINGQELIEYYLSEFSKE, encoded by the coding sequence GTGACAACAGATTCAAAAAATGCGAGAAATTCAGAAGTAAAAATATCTGGAGATGAAAAAATCAGTAACATCGAAAAAGCAATTGATGCTCTAAAAAGTGGAAAAATAGTATTACTTTACGATAGCGATGATAGGGAAGGGGAAACCGACATGGTTGTAGCATCAGAGTTCGTTACTCCAGAACATATTCGAGAAATGAGAAAAAATGCAGGAGGATTAATCTGCACCTGCCTTCACCCTGATTTCTGTGATAAACTCGGTATTCCATTCATGGTTGACATTTTAGATGTTGCAGCTGAAAAATACCCTGTTTTAAAAGAATTATATCCAAACGACATTCCTTATGATGAAAAATCAACATTTGCACTTTATGCAAACCACAGAAAAACATTCACAGGAATTACAGATAACGATAGAGCACTAACTGTTAAAAAAATAACAGAACTCTGTAGCGAAGAAAGATTTAACGATTTTGGAAAAGAATTCAGGTGTCCTGGCCACGTTGCATTTTTAAGAGCTACAAAAGGACTTGTTAAAAACAGGCAAGGCCATACCGAAATGACTGTTGCACTTGCAGAAATGGCTGGACTTACTCCAATCACCACCATCTGCGAAATGATGGGAGATAATGGAAAAGCAATGTCAAAAGAATTAGTTAAAAAGTACGCTGAAGAAAACGATCTCGTTACAATAAACGGTCAAGAATTAATTGAATACTACCTCAGTGAATTCTCAAAAGAATAA